From Geobacter sp., one genomic window encodes:
- a CDS encoding aminotransferase class I/II-fold pyridoxal phosphate-dependent enzyme: MKFATQLIHGSHAIDPATGALSIPIHQTSTFAQKSVDHFGRYDYARSGNPTREALEEAIARLEGGSRGFAFASGMAAISSTFLLFAPGDHLVVCEDVYGGTFRILTRLFSQWGLSVTFVDATDPDAIVAAITPATKALYLETPSNPLLKITDLRAAAAIAKEHSLLTIVDNTFMTPYLQRPLELGCDIVLHSGTKFLNGHSDVVCGFAVVADAELGKRIGFIQNGFGAILGPQDCWLVLRGLKTLKIRLEESQASAVRIAAWLDTLPQVSRVYFPGLSGHPGHTVHQGQADGPGAVLSFELTDLELTRKLLEGVELAAFAVSLGGVESILSYPAKMSHAAMPPAERATRGISDTLVRLSVGLEDPDDLMADLARILCD, from the coding sequence ATGAAATTCGCCACCCAGCTCATCCACGGCAGCCACGCCATCGACCCGGCCACCGGGGCTCTCAGCATCCCGATCCACCAGACCTCCACCTTTGCCCAGAAGTCGGTCGACCACTTCGGCAGGTACGACTATGCCCGCTCCGGCAACCCGACCCGCGAGGCCCTGGAGGAGGCAATCGCCCGCCTGGAGGGGGGGAGCCGCGGCTTTGCCTTTGCCTCGGGCATGGCCGCCATCTCCTCTACCTTCCTCCTGTTCGCCCCCGGCGACCACCTGGTGGTCTGCGAGGACGTCTACGGCGGCACCTTCCGCATCCTGACCCGGCTCTTCAGCCAGTGGGGGCTCTCCGTCACCTTTGTCGACGCCACCGATCCGGATGCCATCGTTGCCGCCATCACCCCGGCCACCAAGGCGCTCTACCTGGAGACCCCGTCCAACCCGCTCCTGAAGATCACCGACCTGCGGGCCGCCGCGGCCATCGCCAAGGAGCATAGCCTCCTCACCATCGTCGACAACACCTTCATGACCCCCTACCTGCAGCGTCCGCTGGAGCTCGGCTGCGACATCGTCCTGCACAGCGGCACCAAGTTCCTGAATGGCCACAGCGACGTGGTCTGCGGCTTCGCCGTGGTGGCCGATGCCGAGCTGGGGAAGCGGATCGGCTTCATCCAGAACGGTTTCGGCGCCATCCTCGGCCCCCAGGACTGCTGGCTGGTGCTGCGGGGCTTAAAGACCTTGAAAATCAGGTTGGAAGAGAGCCAGGCGTCCGCCGTGCGGATCGCCGCCTGGCTGGACACGCTTCCCCAGGTGAGCAGGGTCTATTTCCCCGGCCTTTCGGGCCATCCCGGCCATACCGTCCACCAGGGGCAGGCAGACGGCCCCGGCGCGGTCCTCTCCTTCGAACTTACAGACCTGGAACTGACGAGGAAACTGCTGGAGGGGGTGGAGCTGGCCGCCTTTGCCGTCAGCCTGGGGGGGGTGGAGAGCATCCTCTCCTATCCGGCGAAGATGTCCCATGCGGCCATGCCGCCGGCGGAACGGGCAACGCGGGGGATCAGCGACACCCTGGTGCGCCTCTCCGTGGGGTTGGAAGACCCGGACGACCTGATGGCCGACCTGGCGCGGATTCTCTGCGACTAG
- a CDS encoding adenosine monophosphate-protein transferase, whose protein sequence is MHLHMQTVPVEIPEGANIILGQTHFIKTVEDLYEILAAAIPNARFGIAFNEASGPCLIRTEGNDPELTAICAANLAAIAAGHIFCILLKDAFPIAVLNQIKNCPEVCRIYCATANPLQVVVACTDQGRGIMGVIDGSSPKGMESDADRQSRHALLRTFGYKR, encoded by the coding sequence ATGCATCTCCACATGCAGACCGTTCCGGTGGAAATCCCCGAAGGGGCCAACATCATCCTCGGCCAGACCCACTTCATCAAGACCGTGGAGGACCTGTACGAGATCCTCGCCGCCGCCATCCCGAACGCCCGTTTCGGCATCGCCTTCAACGAGGCCTCGGGTCCCTGCCTGATCCGGACCGAGGGGAACGACCCTGAGCTGACCGCGATCTGTGCCGCCAACCTGGCTGCCATCGCCGCCGGCCACATCTTCTGCATCCTGCTGAAAGACGCCTTCCCCATCGCCGTCCTCAACCAGATCAAGAACTGCCCCGAGGTCTGCCGGATCTACTGCGCCACCGCCAACCCGCTGCAGGTGGTCGTGGCCTGCACCGACCAGGGTCGCGGCATCATGGGGGTGATCGACGGCTCCTCACCCAAGGGGATGGAGAGCGACGCGGACCGGCAGAGTCGCCACGCCCTCCTGCGCACCTTCGGCTACAAACGCTGA
- a CDS encoding AAA family ATPase: MQILSVQLKNIKSHRETELSFSAGINVLAGPNGAGKSTVFEAIGYALFGVDAKDFVGNVERFLTIGAKKGEIAVVFRADDGETWRVSRTVGAGAKWLLAREIGGGFEVEDHARLEETEARIAGILGLDNGRRLADQFKLVIGPFQNDFLGPFVIRQPTRRQEAFDEILGIDAWRKTYKGTSSMLSAIQERVNVLQAEIRGKQEQLAVLPARETELAAIRVDLAGKGELLQGKETTLAALNLRLGELDQQEKAITALSTEIQVVQGRLTEGGSKIAVQQQRVEESEKALTTMEAARGGKEAFDRAEEGLRELRQRELQRRTLEQEIAGLEKEAARLTQAVGHERAEIGTVAAQLAAEEARLAAARQEARPDSELAGTAARLPGLRQLLEQQRAARSLLEGRRESLLEGKEKLAEGICPFFQEECRHLAGSAPRDLFTARTADLERQMQELDGRIEELARMVKETENTEQELKARTVRLQELDKQAGSLAERRQQHQVRADGLEALALSQAAASAAAEARKADLQAFADLDGRIERTEQERLQHQAARDAYNAAQKDALDLAERTRMLERMRNLLEELKQQAITKQTELSRLQETYQPAMHQQVRTEREELVAGIATLRQQIAGLDKDRARLEGEIAQLQRIKREIDGKLAEVGEFAEKEKLVRFLRNQVFKNVSSQLSERFREEIGLRADRIYRTIAEADEELAWGENYQITLRDLQDGVVRERNDDQLSGGQLMSAVVALRLALLQTIGARIAFFDEPTSNLDASRRENLAHAFRAIDVGREEVTEHWYDQLFLVSHDVAFSEITDQMILLGE, encoded by the coding sequence ATGCAGATTCTCTCCGTACAACTGAAAAACATCAAGTCCCACCGCGAGACCGAGCTTTCCTTTTCTGCCGGGATCAATGTCCTGGCCGGGCCGAACGGGGCGGGGAAGAGCACGGTCTTCGAGGCGATCGGGTATGCCCTGTTCGGGGTGGATGCCAAGGATTTCGTCGGCAATGTGGAGCGCTTCCTCACTATCGGCGCGAAAAAGGGGGAGATCGCCGTGGTCTTCCGGGCCGATGACGGCGAGACCTGGCGGGTGAGCCGCACCGTCGGGGCCGGCGCCAAGTGGCTTCTGGCCAGGGAGATCGGGGGCGGCTTCGAGGTGGAGGACCATGCCCGGCTGGAGGAGACCGAGGCGCGCATTGCCGGGATCCTCGGCCTGGACAACGGCCGGAGGCTGGCGGACCAGTTCAAGCTGGTGATCGGCCCGTTCCAGAACGACTTCCTCGGCCCGTTCGTCATCAGGCAGCCGACCAGGCGGCAGGAGGCCTTTGACGAGATCCTCGGCATCGATGCCTGGCGCAAGACCTACAAGGGGACCAGCAGCATGCTGTCGGCGATCCAGGAGCGGGTGAACGTCCTGCAGGCCGAGATCCGCGGCAAGCAGGAACAGTTGGCGGTGCTGCCGGCCCGCGAGACGGAGCTGGCAGCGATCAGGGTCGACCTGGCCGGCAAGGGGGAGCTGCTGCAGGGGAAAGAGACGACCCTCGCGGCCCTGAACCTGCGGCTAGGCGAGCTGGACCAGCAGGAGAAGGCGATCACGGCGCTTTCCACCGAGATCCAGGTGGTGCAGGGGCGCCTGACCGAGGGGGGGAGCAAGATCGCTGTCCAGCAACAGCGGGTGGAGGAGTCGGAGAAGGCGCTTACGACCATGGAGGCTGCCAGGGGGGGCAAGGAGGCCTTTGATCGGGCTGAGGAAGGGCTGCGGGAGCTGCGCCAGCGGGAACTGCAGCGTCGGACCCTGGAGCAGGAGATCGCCGGCCTGGAGAAGGAGGCTGCCCGCCTGACCCAGGCAGTGGGGCATGAACGGGCAGAGATCGGGACGGTTGCCGCCCAGTTGGCAGCGGAGGAGGCCCGGCTGGCTGCAGCGCGCCAGGAAGCCCGGCCCGATTCGGAGCTGGCAGGGACCGCTGCCCGGCTTCCCGGCCTGCGCCAGCTGCTGGAGCAGCAGCGTGCTGCCCGCTCCCTGCTGGAGGGGCGCCGCGAAAGCCTGCTGGAGGGGAAGGAGAAGCTGGCCGAGGGGATCTGCCCCTTTTTTCAGGAGGAGTGCCGCCACCTTGCGGGAAGCGCGCCGCGCGATCTCTTTACGGCCCGGACCGCCGACCTGGAGCGCCAGATGCAGGAACTGGACGGCCGGATCGAAGAGCTGGCCCGGATGGTGAAAGAGACGGAAAATACGGAGCAGGAGCTGAAGGCGCGGACCGTCCGGCTGCAGGAGCTGGACAAGCAGGCCGGATCGCTGGCGGAGCGGCGACAGCAGCACCAGGTGCGGGCAGACGGCCTCGAAGCGCTGGCCCTGAGCCAGGCTGCGGCAAGTGCCGCGGCCGAGGCCCGCAAGGCCGATCTGCAGGCGTTTGCCGACCTGGACGGCCGGATCGAGCGGACCGAACAGGAGCGGCTGCAGCACCAGGCAGCCAGGGACGCCTACAATGCCGCCCAGAAAGACGCCCTCGACCTTGCCGAGCGGACCCGGATGCTGGAGCGGATGCGGAATCTGCTGGAGGAGCTGAAACAGCAGGCAATAACGAAACAGACGGAGCTTTCGCGGCTGCAGGAGACCTACCAGCCTGCCATGCACCAGCAGGTGCGCACGGAACGGGAAGAGCTGGTAGCAGGGATCGCGACCCTGCGACAGCAGATCGCCGGCCTGGACAAGGACCGCGCCCGCCTGGAGGGCGAGATTGCCCAGCTGCAGCGGATCAAGCGGGAGATCGACGGAAAGCTGGCCGAGGTGGGGGAGTTTGCGGAAAAGGAAAAGCTGGTCAGGTTCCTGCGCAACCAGGTGTTCAAGAATGTTTCCAGCCAGCTCTCCGAGCGGTTTCGCGAGGAGATCGGCCTGCGCGCCGACCGGATCTACCGGACCATTGCCGAGGCGGACGAGGAGCTCGCCTGGGGGGAAAACTACCAGATCACCCTGCGGGACCTGCAGGATGGCGTGGTCCGCGAGCGCAACGACGACCAGCTCTCGGGCGGCCAGCTGATGAGCGCCGTGGTTGCCCTGCGGCTGGCGCTGTTGCAGACCATCGGCGCCCGCATCGCCTTTTTCGACGAACCGACCTCCAACCTGGACGCCTCCCGCCGGGAGAACCTGGCCCATGCCTTCCGCGCCATCGACGTGGGGCGGGAAGAGGTGACCGAGCACTGGTACGACCAGCTCTTCCTCGTCAGCCACGACGTGGCGTTCTCCGAGATCACCGACCAGATGATCCTGCTGGGGGAGTAG
- a CDS encoding GxxExxY protein, translated as MLLNGDVTQGIIAAAMEVHRSLGPGLLESAYEECLCHELTLRGIAFSRQVTLPLEYKGVQLDCGYRMDLIVSDVVVVELKCIEKILPIHEAQLLTYLRLTGCKTGLIINFNTSLLKDGIRRLVL; from the coding sequence ATGTTGCTCAATGGGGATGTAACACAGGGAATCATTGCTGCTGCCATGGAAGTTCATCGCTCTCTTGGTCCGGGACTTCTGGAGTCGGCCTACGAAGAGTGTCTCTGTCACGAATTGACTCTCCGTGGGATCGCTTTTTCCAGGCAGGTTACCTTGCCGCTCGAATACAAGGGGGTACAGCTCGATTGCGGTTATCGAATGGATCTGATCGTCAGTGACGTGGTCGTGGTTGAATTGAAATGCATCGAGAAGATCCTCCCGATTCATGAAGCCCAGTTGTTGACATATCTGAGGTTAACCGGATGTAAAACCGGACTCATCATAAATTTTAATACATCACTCCTCAAGGACGGCATCAGGAGACTCGTTTTGTAA
- a CDS encoding exonuclease SbcCD subunit D — translation MSIRFIHTADIHLGKTYRTSGGESERFEDFFRMLASIVADAIAERVDFVLIAGDLFHTGQILPRTFARTIETLQPLKEAAIPCIAVEGNHDWIHRRDSISWMEALSQMGYIRLLRPTRTENGGYSFEPFDPEAGMGGRIGIKGLNIYGLGYIGSQAGSHVGRICEAAATENNLLLFHVGIWTYSPVEIGNMQPDEALPLAEKFGYVALGHGHKPYIVATPDGRPYAFNPGAPERVNFGEERYDKGYYLVTLEEGVYRHEFRPTAPRPMLSVTVNLDGAEHAEQSLESFRSQIAGKLPQTGDRRRPLLELRLAGRVAFHPFELGRERLRLVLDELCNPLHVEIRNHLSLVTRSSEGEEVKRSLAEIERDVLGELISANSVYKGRQDELVGLALAIRDTVLKGEVDGEELLGLLQSYSPRSH, via the coding sequence ATGTCCATCCGCTTCATCCATACCGCCGATATCCACCTGGGCAAGACCTACCGCACCTCCGGGGGGGAGTCAGAGCGCTTTGAAGACTTCTTCCGCATGCTCGCAAGCATCGTGGCCGACGCCATTGCCGAGCGGGTCGACTTTGTCCTGATCGCCGGCGACCTGTTCCACACCGGCCAGATCCTGCCCCGCACCTTTGCCAGGACCATCGAGACCCTGCAGCCGCTGAAGGAGGCCGCTATCCCCTGCATCGCCGTGGAGGGGAACCACGACTGGATTCACCGTCGCGACAGCATCTCGTGGATGGAGGCGCTGTCGCAGATGGGCTACATACGCCTGCTGCGGCCGACGCGCACCGAGAATGGCGGCTACAGCTTCGAGCCGTTCGACCCCGAGGCCGGCATGGGGGGGCGGATCGGGATCAAGGGGCTGAACATCTACGGGCTCGGCTACATCGGCAGCCAGGCGGGGAGCCATGTAGGGCGGATCTGCGAGGCAGCGGCCACGGAAAACAACCTGCTCCTCTTCCATGTGGGGATCTGGACCTATTCGCCGGTGGAGATCGGCAACATGCAGCCGGACGAGGCGCTGCCGCTGGCGGAGAAATTCGGCTACGTGGCGCTGGGGCATGGCCACAAGCCCTACATTGTTGCCACCCCGGACGGACGCCCCTACGCCTTCAACCCCGGCGCGCCGGAGCGGGTCAACTTCGGCGAGGAGCGGTACGACAAGGGGTACTACCTGGTGACGCTGGAGGAGGGGGTCTATCGCCACGAGTTCCGCCCGACTGCGCCCCGGCCGATGTTGTCGGTGACCGTCAACCTGGACGGCGCGGAGCATGCCGAGCAGTCCCTGGAGAGCTTTCGCAGCCAGATAGCCGGGAAACTCCCGCAGACCGGTGACAGGCGCCGGCCGCTGTTGGAGCTACGGCTTGCCGGTCGGGTGGCGTTCCACCCGTTCGAACTGGGGCGGGAGCGGCTCCGGCTGGTCCTGGACGAGCTCTGCAACCCGCTGCATGTGGAGATCAGGAACCACCTCTCCCTGGTGACCCGCAGCAGCGAAGGGGAGGAGGTCAAGCGGAGCCTGGCCGAGATCGAGCGCGATGTCCTGGGGGAGCTGATCAGCGCCAACAGCGTCTACAAGGGGCGGCAGGACGAACTGGTAGGCCTGGCGCTCGCCATCCGCGATACGGTCCTCAAGGGGGAAGTCGACGGCGAGGAACTGCTGGGACTGCTTCAATCGTATTCACCTCGGAGTCACTGA
- a CDS encoding DUF2235 domain-containing protein: MAKNIIFCADGTWNDPNQDENHDNLPDQTNVYKLFLALQGELDSGTIRSADEQEKALGTSQVAKYIHGVGDSKNPINKLFGGAFGAGIISRIVRGYTFISRNYQPGDAIYIVGFSRGAYTARALGGLICSQGLLTAKLTKDKEQAYRSGAEAWYRYRKTLSLKTNIFSRMAEIVRDLPAFLSCDSLKDADFVPVESIASVAVWDTVGAMGIPKYSGGANYDAFQFADTKLSAKVKMGYHAVSRDEQREVFSPTLWDKAANVTQLLFAGAHADVGGGYPQVNKESGLSDIALCWMMENLRGAGMLVNDCPVKPDPAGTAHKPWIHAPWDTLAFPHGPRKFKVKIDEHASVQQRRDAAAVKADPGEKAAKYE; encoded by the coding sequence ATGGCTAAAAACATCATCTTTTGCGCCGATGGCACCTGGAACGACCCGAACCAGGACGAAAACCACGACAACCTGCCAGATCAGACCAATGTCTACAAGCTGTTCCTGGCTCTCCAGGGTGAGCTGGACAGCGGTACCATCCGGAGTGCCGACGAGCAGGAAAAGGCGCTGGGCACGAGCCAGGTGGCCAAGTACATCCACGGCGTGGGCGATTCGAAAAACCCGATCAACAAGCTGTTCGGCGGGGCATTCGGGGCTGGCATAATCTCGCGCATCGTTCGGGGCTATACCTTCATCTCCCGCAACTATCAGCCCGGCGACGCGATCTACATCGTCGGCTTCAGCCGCGGCGCCTACACTGCGCGCGCCCTGGGCGGCCTGATCTGCTCCCAGGGGCTTTTGACCGCGAAGCTCACCAAGGACAAGGAACAAGCCTACCGGTCGGGTGCCGAGGCCTGGTACCGCTACCGGAAGACTCTCTCCCTGAAGACCAACATCTTCTCCCGGATGGCGGAGATCGTCCGCGACCTGCCGGCGTTCCTCTCCTGCGATTCGCTGAAGGATGCGGATTTCGTCCCGGTGGAGAGCATCGCTTCCGTTGCTGTCTGGGATACGGTCGGTGCCATGGGTATCCCGAAATACAGCGGTGGCGCCAACTATGATGCCTTCCAGTTCGCCGACACCAAGCTGAGCGCAAAGGTGAAAATGGGCTACCATGCGGTGTCGCGGGACGAGCAGCGCGAGGTGTTCAGTCCGACCCTCTGGGACAAGGCGGCGAACGTGACGCAGCTTCTCTTTGCTGGAGCCCATGCCGATGTGGGAGGCGGCTATCCGCAGGTCAACAAGGAGAGCGGGCTGTCGGACATCGCCCTCTGCTGGATGATGGAGAACCTCAGGGGCGCGGGGATGCTGGTGAACGACTGCCCGGTGAAACCCGATCCGGCTGGCACGGCCCACAAACCCTGGATTCACGCACCGTGGGACACCCTGGCCTTCCCCCATGGCCCGCGGAAATTCAAGGTGAAAATCGACGAGCACGCCTCGGTGCAACAGCGGCGCGACGCAGCGGCAGTTAAGGCCGATCCGGGGGAAAAGGCTGCAAAGTACGAGTAG
- a CDS encoding SRPBCC domain-containing protein, whose translation MVDIIHRIGIKSSAAKVYTALTTLEGLGHWWTEDVSGDVRLGGKIKFRFLSETGQLMGSMVMEVQGLNEREEVRWRCVEGPDEWVGTDITFRLSEQDDQTIVLFGHRNWREATESMSHCSMKWATFLLSLREYLEAGKGKPSPHDLKIDNWN comes from the coding sequence ATGGTAGACATTATCCATCGTATCGGGATCAAGTCCTCTGCAGCGAAGGTCTATACGGCGTTGACAACCCTGGAAGGCCTGGGCCATTGGTGGACCGAGGACGTTTCAGGCGATGTCCGGCTCGGCGGAAAGATCAAGTTCCGCTTTCTGTCGGAGACCGGTCAGCTCATGGGGAGCATGGTCATGGAGGTGCAGGGGCTCAACGAGCGGGAAGAGGTCCGTTGGCGCTGCGTTGAGGGGCCGGATGAATGGGTTGGAACCGACATTACCTTTCGCCTGTCGGAGCAGGACGACCAGACCATTGTCCTCTTCGGCCACAGAAACTGGCGCGAGGCAACGGAGTCGATGTCCCACTGCAGCATGAAGTGGGCAACGTTCCTCCTGAGCCTGCGGGAGTATCTGGAAGCCGGGAAAGGGAAGCCATCGCCCCACGACCTGAAGATCGACAACTGGAATTGA
- a CDS encoding pentapeptide repeat-containing protein, translated as MRNAFAVTIVFLMTVGTYGYAFDRIVIEKAKTLGECEDCNFEKADLKGEDLRNIKFDGSNFIDSDLTGSKLEDCGECDFTQANLTNTDMVKASLDEAIFVKADLTSAHLTGAYIHKGNFSNANLTGAEMKKVNVEKGKFIGANLASTDFSGAKLKDADFTDAKLRESNFSFADLSSVNFNGMDLSGLNFKGAVFHGTILVGTNLTKTDFTGADLSSSKYSFTMVYDNSTANGRLIETFAPISCADLKNAGAIYSESTKCAK; from the coding sequence ATGAGAAATGCGTTTGCGGTAACTATTGTGTTTTTGATGACAGTTGGTACCTATGGCTACGCTTTTGACAGAATAGTTATTGAAAAGGCAAAAACATTAGGTGAATGCGAGGACTGTAATTTTGAGAAAGCAGATCTCAAAGGTGAAGATCTCAGAAATATCAAATTTGATGGGTCGAATTTCATTGATTCAGATTTGACTGGCTCAAAATTAGAAGATTGCGGAGAGTGTGACTTTACGCAGGCGAACCTGACAAACACAGATATGGTGAAGGCAAGTCTCGATGAAGCAATTTTTGTAAAAGCGGATCTGACTTCTGCTCATCTTACCGGCGCGTATATTCACAAGGGAAATTTCTCTAATGCAAACCTGACAGGTGCAGAAATGAAGAAAGTTAATGTGGAGAAAGGCAAATTCATCGGTGCAAATCTAGCAAGTACAGATTTTTCCGGCGCGAAACTGAAAGATGCCGACTTTACAGATGCAAAACTAAGAGAGTCAAATTTCTCATTTGCCGACCTGTCTTCCGTAAATTTCAACGGAATGGACCTTAGTGGTCTCAATTTCAAGGGCGCAGTTTTTCACGGGACAATCTTGGTCGGGACCAATCTCACAAAGACCGATTTCACTGGCGCAGATCTCAGCAGTTCGAAATATTCATTCACCATGGTATATGACAATTCAACTGCAAATGGTCGATTAATCGAAACATTCGCACCAATTTCATGTGCAGATCTGAAGAATGCAGGTGCAATATATAGCGAATCGACCAAATGCGCAAAATAG
- a CDS encoding DUF4034 domain-containing protein, with protein MRSTFFLTRKENMNVVRQYTLILFVIMLCIAGGGHRAAAFEAAELADGPVAKGHFKRQVTALFYQDNFSALEEMAVKLRSEKAKFPDGTWQLYSFYDGFAHPRNRSDEGWQRFLSRFDSWLARYPDSVTARTAAATAWMAYGWQGRGGDYADKVTPEGWRLFRERLQKAYDYASIKPKKLADDCPQRYDILLSLGVYQGMDRFHFESLFNEATSSFPEYNLYYYQTKAGYLRPSWHGSMAELQEFLSKTASLPPELGVKGIYAIIVATYWGLEFTSFEKDRIPWQLVKQGFEDLRRKAPRSPILLNMYCEVACRAGDRETARALFREIGDRPYLESWNYLLRPAEFLKWRDWAFAGEKTAWDTTFANGTEDFRQQFLCAEKGDAECQYQVGLMLERGDVVKKDLNESVIWFKKAALQGHRYAQLLLASYYFNTEKDGQRQYAEAARWDYIAAMQGDSNAASSLGRMYMSGNELAPDLIKAYVWYSLVTQWKDPHVKEIAAKLTPEQLGEAEKEISQLRAAINANMRAAEVRPIDPSTIKVPEFKQVPPVVFVAAPQLKLPTGNLLTGITWALSGGASFDGTTLTIKGKGDATAKMKVTPATDGCVLIGMRLRLPPTEQNGKAAPFLMASMMNGTFEESQRIYMGLVGPLPVSAQPVPWYKVHKVEANAFDGVKVRLGMVAQPEEQHTEFTDMRVMIFKTCEEASKAAEGYQRQ; from the coding sequence ATGCGGTCAACATTTTTTCTGACAAGGAAGGAAAACATGAACGTAGTCAGGCAGTACACGTTGATACTGTTCGTGATAATGCTCTGTATTGCTGGAGGTGGGCATCGGGCAGCGGCTTTTGAGGCGGCGGAACTGGCGGACGGGCCCGTTGCCAAGGGTCATTTCAAGCGTCAGGTGACGGCCCTCTTCTATCAGGACAATTTCAGCGCTCTTGAAGAGATGGCTGTGAAGCTCAGGTCAGAAAAAGCAAAATTTCCTGATGGAACATGGCAGCTGTACAGTTTCTATGATGGCTTCGCCCATCCGCGAAATAGGTCGGATGAAGGGTGGCAGCGTTTCCTGTCCCGTTTCGACAGCTGGCTGGCGCGCTATCCCGATTCGGTAACGGCGCGAACCGCCGCGGCAACCGCCTGGATGGCGTACGGATGGCAGGGGCGCGGCGGCGATTATGCCGACAAGGTCACGCCGGAAGGGTGGCGACTGTTCCGCGAGCGGCTGCAGAAGGCGTACGATTATGCTTCAATAAAGCCAAAAAAACTGGCCGACGACTGCCCGCAGCGCTACGATATCCTCCTCTCCCTCGGCGTCTATCAGGGTATGGACCGGTTCCATTTCGAGTCGCTGTTCAATGAGGCAACCTCATCGTTCCCCGAGTACAACCTCTATTATTACCAAACCAAGGCAGGCTATCTCCGTCCGAGCTGGCACGGCAGCATGGCAGAGTTGCAGGAGTTCCTGAGCAAGACCGCCAGCCTGCCGCCGGAACTGGGCGTGAAGGGTATCTATGCCATCATCGTGGCAACATACTGGGGGCTGGAATTCACTTCATTCGAAAAGGACCGCATTCCCTGGCAACTGGTCAAGCAGGGCTTCGAGGACCTGCGCCGCAAGGCTCCCCGCTCGCCCATCTTACTGAACATGTACTGCGAAGTAGCCTGCCGCGCCGGCGATCGGGAAACGGCACGGGCGCTGTTTCGGGAGATCGGCGACCGTCCCTATCTGGAATCCTGGAACTATCTGCTTCGGCCGGCTGAGTTCCTGAAATGGCGCGATTGGGCATTTGCCGGCGAGAAGACCGCATGGGACACGACATTTGCCAACGGCACGGAGGACTTTCGGCAGCAATTCCTCTGTGCCGAAAAGGGGGATGCCGAATGTCAATACCAGGTGGGCCTAATGCTGGAACGTGGAGATGTGGTCAAGAAGGACCTGAATGAGTCGGTGATCTGGTTTAAGAAAGCCGCTCTGCAGGGGCATCGTTACGCGCAGTTATTGCTGGCATCGTATTACTTCAACACGGAGAAGGATGGACAGCGGCAATATGCGGAGGCCGCCCGCTGGGACTACATTGCAGCCATGCAGGGGGACAGCAATGCCGCAAGCTCACTCGGTCGTATGTACATGAGCGGTAACGAACTCGCCCCGGATCTAATCAAGGCCTATGTCTGGTATAGCTTGGTCACGCAATGGAAAGATCCGCATGTAAAGGAAATCGCCGCCAAGCTCACTCCAGAGCAGCTTGGCGAAGCCGAGAAGGAGATCAGTCAGTTGCGGGCCGCCATCAACGCCAACATGAGAGCCGCCGAGGTCAGGCCGATCGATCCCTCTACCATCAAGGTACCGGAATTCAAGCAAGTGCCGCCGGTGGTGTTTGTAGCAGCGCCCCAGCTCAAGCTTCCCACCGGCAATCTGCTGACGGGCATCACGTGGGCACTGTCCGGCGGTGCCTCTTTCGACGGCACAACCCTTACGATAAAGGGCAAAGGAGACGCTACTGCAAAGATGAAAGTCACGCCTGCCACTGACGGCTGTGTGCTGATTGGCATGCGCCTGCGACTGCCGCCTACCGAGCAGAACGGGAAAGCAGCTCCTTTTTTGATGGCCAGCATGATGAACGGCACTTTCGAGGAGAGTCAGCGGATCTACATGGGGCTGGTGGGCCCTCTGCCGGTGAGTGCACAACCGGTTCCCTGGTACAAGGTGCATAAGGTCGAAGCGAATGCCTTCGACGGGGTGAAGGTCCGTCTCGGAATGGTGGCACAGCCGGAGGAGCAGCATACTGAATTTACGGACATGCGGGTGATGATCTTCAAAACCTGCGAAGAGGCAAGCAAGGCCGCGGAAGGGTATCAGCGGCAATGA
- a CDS encoding cytochrome P460, translating into MKRVLVAFLALLCLPVASSAASAPVAPSGIALFEDYQTWQVIAPSYREDKKQIRVILGNPIAYQAMRAKVRPMPDGAVLAKIAWTIKKHPKFPVATEPDAFYQVEFMVKDAAKYQATGGWGFARFVGNGLKPYGKDAGFVQECFGCHTPVKGNDYLFTSFAPLP; encoded by the coding sequence ATGAAACGAGTCCTTGTCGCATTCCTCGCCCTGCTGTGCCTCCCGGTTGCCTCCTCCGCCGCCAGCGCGCCGGTCGCCCCCAGCGGGATCGCCCTGTTCGAGGATTACCAGACCTGGCAGGTCATCGCCCCTTCCTACCGCGAGGACAAGAAGCAGATCCGCGTCATCCTCGGCAATCCGATCGCCTACCAGGCAATGCGCGCCAAGGTCCGGCCGATGCCCGACGGCGCGGTGCTCGCCAAGATCGCCTGGACGATCAAAAAACACCCCAAATTCCCGGTTGCCACCGAACCGGATGCCTTCTACCAGGTCGAGTTCATGGTCAAGGATGCGGCCAAGTACCAGGCGACCGGCGGCTGGGGATTCGCCCGTTTCGTCGGGAACGGCCTGAAGCCGTACGGCAAGGACGCCGGTTTTGTCCAGGAGTGTTTTGGCTGCCATACGCCGGTGAAGGGGAACGATTACCTCTTTACCAGTTTTGCGCCTCTGCCGTAA